One Henriciella litoralis genomic window carries:
- a CDS encoding hotdog family protein has translation MLDVVAHTDHDTIICKSSRHKDVRNPFRVERARQWCLPASAAIEFAAQAIALHGALGGRGGSDAQPSSAYIARLKGVTWKPVLLSDVAGELTISAACTGRLASGAEYTFEITAEDMGRLASGTAIVMFAD, from the coding sequence TTGCTGGATGTCGTTGCGCATACAGATCACGACACAATCATCTGCAAAAGCAGCCGGCACAAGGATGTCCGCAATCCATTCAGGGTAGAGCGAGCTCGCCAATGGTGCCTGCCCGCAAGCGCAGCGATCGAGTTTGCCGCGCAGGCGATTGCTTTGCATGGGGCGCTCGGCGGTCGGGGCGGCAGCGACGCGCAGCCTTCAAGCGCCTATATTGCCCGTTTGAAAGGCGTCACGTGGAAGCCTGTTTTGCTATCTGATGTGGCCGGTGAGCTGACGATCAGTGCGGCGTGTACCGGACGGCTTGCCTCAGGTGCCGAGTACACATTCGAGATCACTGCCGAAGACATGGGACGCCTCGCCTCCGGCACAGCGATTGTCATGTTCGCAGATTGA
- a CDS encoding anti-sigma factor, translated as MSDQSTYRQELASAFLLGHASDQQVTEFEELFQKDPEFRAMVGDMEQFLAPLSTLTPEAEPPEGLLDEIMASIGEEPAPRVAPAAVEAPVRSHQRTPATHSARSAPQRPWQIATAAAVAVAAISLGFHAVPGAEVQSAETQPTAREELLALMSGEQTPNVVVLLYDKSSNKITGRLANTSLPEDGVWELWLLREGIDAPQSLGLLQELSESGSINLSIATELAAGSDTLAISVEPQGGSPEAGPTGPIIFTGKVNSI; from the coding sequence ATGAGCGATCAATCCACATATCGCCAGGAACTGGCCAGCGCGTTTCTACTTGGACATGCCAGCGACCAGCAGGTCACAGAGTTCGAAGAGCTCTTTCAGAAAGACCCTGAATTCCGCGCCATGGTTGGCGATATGGAACAGTTTCTTGCGCCGCTGAGTACGCTCACGCCTGAAGCTGAGCCGCCGGAAGGTCTGCTGGATGAAATCATGGCTTCGATTGGTGAGGAACCAGCCCCGCGCGTGGCGCCGGCGGCAGTAGAAGCGCCGGTTCGGTCCCACCAGAGAACGCCGGCGACGCATTCTGCGAGGTCGGCGCCGCAGCGCCCATGGCAAATCGCAACGGCTGCGGCCGTTGCAGTTGCGGCCATATCTTTAGGATTTCATGCTGTGCCAGGCGCCGAGGTTCAGTCGGCCGAGACTCAACCAACAGCGCGCGAAGAGTTGCTGGCGCTGATGTCTGGAGAGCAAACGCCTAACGTTGTTGTGCTGCTATATGACAAGTCGAGCAATAAGATTACCGGGCGCCTGGCCAATACCAGCCTTCCCGAGGATGGCGTTTGGGAGCTGTGGTTGCTACGCGAAGGTATCGATGCGCCTCAGTCGCTTGGTCTGTTGCAGGAACTGTCCGAAAGCGGCAGCATAAATCTGTCGATTGCAACAGAACTCGCCGCCGGATCTGATACTTTGGCAATCAGCGTCGAACCCCAAGGCGGGTCGCCAGAAGCGGGCCCAACAGGACCGATCATCTTCACGGGCAAGGTAAATTCTATCTAG
- a CDS encoding DUF6691 family protein, giving the protein MIRNLSALVAGIVFGLGLVISQMVNPAKVIAFLDIAGNWDPSLAFVMGGAVIVTFIGYRLVWSMKKPLLGETFQLPQKREIDAKIAIGAVLFGMGWGLVGLCPGPAIAALTFGGGKAVGFIAAMAIGMLAFELGSKALSRNRG; this is encoded by the coding sequence ATGATCCGCAATTTGAGCGCCCTTGTTGCCGGTATCGTTTTCGGACTCGGCCTCGTCATTTCGCAGATGGTGAACCCCGCCAAGGTCATCGCCTTCCTCGACATAGCCGGAAATTGGGACCCGTCCCTGGCCTTCGTCATGGGCGGCGCTGTGATTGTGACCTTCATCGGCTACAGGCTGGTCTGGTCGATGAAAAAGCCCTTGCTCGGGGAGACGTTTCAGCTGCCGCAGAAGCGGGAAATCGATGCAAAAATCGCGATTGGAGCCGTGCTATTCGGTATGGGCTGGGGGCTTGTCGGTCTTTGCCCGGGCCCTGCCATCGCTGCGCTAACTTTTGGCGGCGGCAAAGCAGTCGGCTTTATTGCCGCGATGGCGATTGGCATGCTGGCGTTCGAACTTGGTAGCAAAGCTCTCAGCCGCAATCGCGGCTGA
- a CDS encoding YeeE/YedE family protein, translated as MENFTPVSATLGGMLIGLSAVLLMGLHGRIAGISGLFSGTVFAGTGDRLWRLFFVVGLVGAPLIYLIATNHMPAFDLQAGWPIVVAGGLLVGFGTRLGSGCTSGHGVCGLSRLSARSLVAVIIFMGAGMATVTAVRLLTGGTPS; from the coding sequence ATGGAAAACTTTACGCCGGTTAGCGCTACACTGGGCGGCATGCTTATAGGCCTGTCAGCGGTGTTGCTCATGGGCCTGCATGGCAGGATCGCTGGTATCAGCGGACTGTTTTCCGGCACAGTGTTCGCCGGTACTGGCGATCGGCTCTGGCGCCTCTTTTTCGTGGTCGGCCTGGTCGGTGCGCCGCTGATCTATCTGATCGCGACCAATCATATGCCGGCATTCGATTTGCAAGCCGGCTGGCCGATTGTCGTTGCAGGTGGACTTCTGGTCGGGTTCGGAACCCGGCTTGGCTCCGGCTGCACGAGTGGGCACGGCGTGTGCGGCCTGTCGCGCCTGTCAGCTCGCTCGCTGGTTGCCGTTATCATCTTTATGGGAGCTGGAATGGCGACCGTTACCGCTGTCAGGCTTCTGACCGGAGGTACCCCGTCATGA
- a CDS encoding hotdog family protein, which produces MIVDSVSADHPVARDHFPHDSVVPGVVLLERIERAVHAVDPGATITGLASLRFSAPARFGEDLQIALDRKSADRMQVKLRQNDAVILSGTLQLSAGADDEATVR; this is translated from the coding sequence ATGATAGTAGACAGTGTGAGCGCCGACCACCCGGTCGCGCGCGACCATTTTCCGCACGACAGTGTTGTACCCGGCGTCGTCCTGCTTGAGCGTATCGAGCGGGCTGTTCACGCCGTTGACCCTGGAGCGACAATCACAGGACTAGCTAGTCTGCGGTTTTCAGCCCCCGCACGATTTGGCGAAGACCTGCAGATCGCGCTCGACCGCAAATCTGCAGACCGCATGCAGGTAAAGCTTCGTCAAAACGACGCCGTTATTCTGTCCGGAACTTTGCAGCTATCTGCTGGCGCTGACGACGAGGCGACCGTTCGATGA
- a CDS encoding beta-ketoacyl-ACP synthase III, giving the protein MTRSVYITKSAAFLPGEPIGNDRMEAVLGRVGDQPSRARRLVLRSNKIEQRYYAIDPETGAKTHTNAQLTAEAIRALDIDLDSLDLLSCGTSMADQVLPNHASMVQGELGLPALEVMASSGVCLAGVSALKYGYASVLSGLAETAVATGSECASSILTADNFSAEIESRVQALETNPEIAFEKDFLRWMLSDGAGALALSATPGDGVSLKIEWIDMLSYSGEMETCMYCGGSKQEDGSLKGWTAMTQAERAAESAFSIKQDVKLLNANVIHYTVEKPLAEIAEKRALKPDDVDWFLPHYSSDFFRKRVMEGLEKIGFVIPYEKWFTNLYSRGNTGSASIFIMLDELLRSGDLEPGQTVLCWVPESGRFSAGYMLLTVTQETS; this is encoded by the coding sequence ATGACCCGTTCTGTGTATATTACAAAAAGCGCTGCCTTCCTGCCCGGCGAGCCTATTGGCAATGACCGCATGGAAGCGGTCCTGGGCCGTGTTGGCGATCAGCCATCGCGCGCGCGCCGACTGGTCTTGCGCTCCAACAAGATCGAGCAGCGCTATTACGCCATCGATCCTGAAACCGGGGCAAAAACGCATACGAACGCGCAATTGACCGCAGAGGCTATTCGCGCGCTCGATATCGATCTCGACAGCCTCGATCTGCTTTCCTGTGGCACCTCAATGGCTGATCAAGTCCTGCCCAATCATGCCAGCATGGTTCAGGGCGAACTTGGCCTGCCCGCGCTGGAGGTTATGGCGTCGAGCGGTGTCTGCCTGGCCGGCGTCAGCGCGCTGAAATATGGATATGCCTCAGTACTGAGCGGGCTGGCTGAAACGGCCGTTGCGACAGGATCGGAATGCGCGTCCTCCATCCTGACAGCGGACAATTTCTCTGCCGAGATCGAGTCTCGCGTGCAGGCACTGGAAACCAATCCGGAGATCGCATTCGAGAAGGACTTCCTGCGCTGGATGCTGTCGGACGGCGCGGGCGCGCTGGCGCTTTCAGCGACACCCGGCGACGGCGTATCGCTAAAGATCGAGTGGATCGACATGCTCTCCTATTCCGGGGAGATGGAGACCTGCATGTATTGCGGTGGCAGCAAGCAGGAAGACGGCAGCCTGAAAGGCTGGACCGCCATGACACAAGCCGAGCGCGCCGCCGAAAGCGCCTTCTCGATCAAGCAGGATGTGAAACTGCTGAACGCCAATGTCATCCACTACACGGTTGAAAAGCCGCTGGCCGAAATTGCGGAAAAGCGCGCGCTGAAGCCAGACGATGTGGACTGGTTCCTGCCCCACTACTCGTCTGACTTTTTCCGGAAACGTGTGATGGAAGGTCTCGAGAAAATCGGCTTCGTCATTCCTTATGAGAAGTGGTTCACCAACCTCTACTCCAGAGGCAATACCGGCTCAGCCTCGATCTTCATCATGCTGGACGAACTCTTGCGGTCCGGTGATCTTGAGCCGGGTCAGACGGTTTTGTGCTGGGTGCCTGAAAGCGGTCGCTTCTCTGCCGGGTACATGCTGCTGACGGTGACCCAGGAAACTTCGTGA
- a CDS encoding crotonase/enoyl-CoA hydratase family protein: MSDKPASVGEEVLYEVKDHVAVVTLNRPDKRNAVNGAVASALGWICEETERDNDVRVVILTSSLESTFCAGADLSEISKGNAQSLSTKEGGFAGFVRYPRSKPWIAAVRGNALAGGCELPLACDMIVAADNSRFGLPEVKRGIYAGAGGVFRLPRSLPRNVALEIVATGDPLPADRMYQLGLINRMVPSGEVMGEAHALASQISVNAPLAVRKSLEVARQAYDGTEEELWKTSGEAAAVVFSSEDAKEGPRAFLEKRAPVWQGK, translated from the coding sequence ATGTCAGACAAACCCGCAAGCGTAGGCGAGGAAGTCCTTTACGAGGTAAAGGATCACGTCGCTGTCGTCACGCTGAACCGGCCAGACAAACGCAATGCCGTGAACGGCGCTGTCGCGTCAGCCCTCGGCTGGATTTGTGAAGAAACCGAACGCGACAATGATGTGCGCGTCGTCATCCTCACATCGTCGCTGGAATCAACCTTCTGTGCCGGCGCCGACCTTTCGGAAATTTCAAAGGGCAACGCCCAGTCCCTGTCGACCAAGGAAGGCGGCTTTGCCGGCTTCGTCAGATATCCGCGTTCGAAGCCATGGATCGCTGCTGTCCGCGGTAACGCGCTGGCTGGCGGCTGCGAGCTGCCCCTGGCGTGCGACATGATTGTTGCCGCCGATAATTCGCGTTTCGGCCTGCCGGAAGTGAAGCGCGGCATCTATGCCGGCGCGGGCGGCGTGTTCCGTCTGCCGCGCTCCCTGCCCCGCAATGTGGCGCTCGAAATCGTCGCGACAGGAGACCCTCTGCCTGCTGACCGGATGTATCAGCTTGGACTCATCAACCGGATGGTACCATCCGGTGAGGTGATGGGCGAAGCGCATGCCCTCGCAAGCCAGATTTCGGTCAACGCGCCGCTGGCTGTCCGCAAGAGCCTCGAAGTGGCCCGTCAGGCATATGACGGCACCGAAGAAGAGCTCTGGAAGACATCGGGCGAAGCAGCTGCTGTCGTCTTCTCCAGCGAAGACGCCAAGGAAGGCCCGCGCGCCTTCCTGGAGAAGCGCGCCCCCGTCTGGCAAGGCAAGTAG
- a CDS encoding RNA polymerase sigma factor: protein MAVSETKELEAAVARLKNGDKDALKRLYYLTAPRVYGKLLALLKTPQLAREALVATYNRIWTDREAIPVKTADQVHFISAIAHRCALAIRFKSNNTVSILGSLAAQPMDEREGNASHSLQSMDEADRQMLTAAYLQFESVEAIAERMGLSPDAVRGRLATLAGRAGAEQ from the coding sequence ATGGCAGTGAGCGAGACCAAAGAACTGGAAGCGGCCGTCGCGCGGCTCAAAAACGGCGATAAGGACGCGCTCAAGCGGCTTTATTATCTCACCGCGCCTCGTGTTTACGGCAAACTTCTGGCGTTACTCAAAACACCTCAGCTTGCACGTGAAGCGCTTGTGGCAACCTACAATCGAATTTGGACGGATCGGGAGGCAATCCCCGTAAAAACTGCAGATCAAGTCCACTTTATTTCTGCAATTGCGCACCGCTGCGCCCTCGCAATACGTTTCAAGAGTAACAATACTGTTTCGATATTAGGCAGCCTGGCTGCCCAGCCAATGGATGAAAGGGAAGGCAATGCATCGCACTCGCTTCAGTCCATGGATGAAGCTGACCGGCAAATGCTGACAGCAGCCTATCTCCAGTTTGAGAGTGTTGAAGCCATCGCAGAGCGAATGGGGCTCAGCCCCGATGCTGTGCGTGGGCGGCTCGCCACACTCGCAGGACGCGCGGGGGCCGAACAATGA
- a CDS encoding YadA C-terminal domain-containing protein gives MRFSNLTKTVSTIALAGAAWATMPLLTAAADATPDCNTGDVDATSLECGINANADGSDALAVGTDANAVGTSTTAVGGESNAVGTAATAFGWQASATAERAHAFGHLASASGVRSLAVGEAANAMGLESVAIGNLAMANGVDAVAIGTEASATGNSTTAVGGEAVANGTAATAFGWQSSATAERAHAFGHLASASGVRSLAVGEAASASGLESIALGNLAVANGIDAVALGTEANAQGPSTTAIGGESLANTPGASAFGWQSQATGAMATAVGHQATASGDQSFAGGEDSIASGTNAIAIGNTAQATGGDSIAIGGNRDGATGRATVASGPSSTVVGGQALANGAGTSAYGWRSEATAERAQAFGHLASASGVRSLAIGEAAAASGLESIAQGNLASASGVDAIAIGTEAVANGNSTTVVGGEAQAVGTAATAYGWRSAATAERAHAFGHLANASGIRSTAVGEAATASGFGAVALGNQTVAAGANSIAIGNGATAMSDNQIAIGGSTATYNFSGLNSAASTAAQSGEIGVVTTDRDGNLAADYSFSAGLAANTGLITANTALIQSNTDAIKDNTAGIAAAIALDTPYVPEGKKFAIGGGYGFYDDEGAVAMAAAFRLNPTWQLNAGVTTGVDRGETGGRIGFQAAW, from the coding sequence ATGAGATTTTCAAACCTGACCAAGACGGTGAGCACAATTGCGCTTGCTGGCGCTGCGTGGGCGACGATGCCGCTGCTGACAGCGGCCGCGGATGCGACGCCAGACTGTAATACCGGTGACGTCGACGCGACGTCGCTTGAGTGCGGCATCAACGCTAATGCTGATGGCTCTGACGCTCTCGCGGTTGGGACAGATGCTAATGCGGTTGGAACGTCCACGACTGCAGTCGGCGGCGAATCCAATGCCGTTGGAACCGCTGCAACGGCTTTTGGCTGGCAGGCATCAGCCACAGCCGAGCGCGCGCATGCCTTCGGCCACCTCGCTTCGGCGTCCGGTGTCCGCTCGCTCGCTGTCGGTGAAGCTGCCAACGCGATGGGCCTGGAAAGCGTCGCGATCGGCAATCTTGCAATGGCCAATGGCGTGGATGCGGTTGCGATTGGGACCGAAGCCTCTGCGACCGGCAATTCCACGACAGCGGTTGGCGGTGAAGCGGTCGCGAACGGGACTGCGGCCACGGCATTCGGGTGGCAGTCATCTGCCACAGCCGAGCGCGCGCATGCCTTCGGTCATCTCGCTTCGGCGTCAGGTGTTCGCTCCCTCGCTGTCGGCGAAGCTGCGAGTGCCTCTGGCCTTGAAAGTATCGCGCTAGGCAACCTCGCCGTGGCAAACGGCATCGATGCGGTTGCGCTCGGCACAGAGGCAAACGCTCAAGGGCCATCCACCACAGCAATCGGCGGTGAAAGCCTCGCCAATACGCCGGGTGCGTCCGCGTTTGGCTGGCAGTCACAGGCAACCGGCGCCATGGCGACAGCCGTCGGCCATCAGGCAACAGCGTCGGGTGATCAGAGCTTTGCGGGCGGTGAAGACTCCATCGCATCGGGTACGAATGCGATCGCCATCGGCAATACGGCTCAGGCAACTGGCGGCGACTCCATCGCGATCGGTGGTAATCGCGACGGCGCGACGGGTCGTGCGACCGTGGCGAGCGGCCCATCCTCAACAGTTGTCGGCGGTCAGGCCCTCGCAAATGGTGCGGGTACGAGTGCCTATGGTTGGCGCTCTGAAGCCACCGCTGAACGCGCACAGGCTTTCGGTCACCTTGCATCAGCATCCGGCGTTCGCTCACTTGCGATCGGTGAAGCTGCTGCGGCCTCAGGGCTTGAGAGCATCGCACAGGGTAACCTCGCTTCAGCATCAGGTGTCGACGCGATCGCGATCGGGACAGAGGCCGTGGCCAACGGCAACTCCACGACAGTGGTCGGTGGTGAGGCCCAGGCCGTCGGCACTGCAGCAACAGCTTATGGCTGGCGCTCAGCGGCAACTGCCGAACGCGCGCATGCCTTCGGTCACCTCGCCAACGCATCGGGCATTCGTTCGACCGCCGTCGGTGAAGCCGCGACAGCCAGCGGTTTCGGCGCAGTTGCACTCGGTAACCAGACAGTGGCTGCTGGAGCCAACTCGATTGCCATCGGTAATGGCGCGACCGCCATGTCCGACAACCAGATCGCTATTGGGGGCTCAACGGCCACCTATAACTTCAGCGGCCTGAATTCGGCTGCCAGCACGGCGGCTCAGTCCGGCGAAATTGGCGTGGTCACGACTGACCGCGATGGTAATCTCGCCGCAGACTATTCCTTCTCAGCTGGTCTTGCTGCCAATACCGGCCTGATCACCGCGAATACGGCGCTGATCCAGTCCAATACGGACGCCATCAAGGACAACACGGCAGGCATCGCAGCGGCGATTGCGCTCGACACGCCTTACGTGCCTGAAGGCAAGAAGTTCGCGATCGGTGGCGGCTATGGTTTCTATGATGATGAAGGTGCCGTCGCGATGGCAGCTGCCTTCCGTCTGAACCCGACCTGGCAGCTCAATGCAGGCGTCACCACCGGGGTCGACCGCGGTGAGACCGGCGGCCGTATCGGCTTCCAGGCCGCTTGGTAA
- a CDS encoding RNA polymerase sigma factor has product MPIADYVELNKKLQVALQSCAAGDQRAFQTIYELTAPKFMAIVTNQLKDAEAARDVVQQAYVSIWKNASKFDASKGQPFTWMLVIMRNRGLDRLRSKARAPETEMIEDTLVDDAVRPEESTRHSHAGRLLAKHLSRLPQHVSMSISLNVIQGMSCTEIGKALDVSPNTVKGWIRRGLKKLRDDMPVSSVGAVI; this is encoded by the coding sequence ATGCCGATTGCGGACTATGTTGAACTAAACAAGAAGTTGCAGGTCGCTCTGCAAAGCTGCGCAGCAGGCGACCAGCGTGCGTTTCAGACAATTTACGAACTGACCGCCCCGAAATTCATGGCCATTGTCACCAACCAGCTGAAAGATGCTGAGGCGGCTCGTGACGTCGTTCAGCAAGCTTATGTTTCGATCTGGAAGAACGCATCGAAATTTGACGCGTCAAAGGGCCAACCTTTCACCTGGATGCTGGTCATCATGCGAAATCGCGGTCTCGACCGCCTGCGGTCCAAAGCGCGCGCGCCGGAAACCGAAATGATCGAGGACACGCTGGTCGATGATGCGGTGCGCCCCGAAGAGAGCACGCGTCACAGTCATGCCGGACGCCTATTGGCAAAGCATCTGTCCAGGCTGCCTCAACACGTTTCCATGTCTATCTCTCTGAATGTCATTCAGGGGATGTCCTGTACGGAAATCGGCAAGGCACTCGACGTGTCACCGAACACTGTGAAGGGATGGATCCGACGAGGCCTCAAAAAGCTTCGTGACGACATGCCGGTTTCGAGCGTTGGTGCGGTCATCTGA